From a region of the Zingiber officinale cultivar Zhangliang chromosome 4B, Zo_v1.1, whole genome shotgun sequence genome:
- the LOC121978303 gene encoding uncharacterized protein LOC121978303, with the protein MGGHNPSIEIEKYDWSKTNVAMFVDIIYEKVKHNKLQTSTFTNTVWEEINKELYQVTNKNYGVERLKGKWNRLRTRQRLFAALLAHTGVTMDPDTNKVNAPEEVWAEFYLKNKKEYKSIRKEGCDHFHILSEIFGGTTATGDMHRASTQLPPTSDEERELEEAFINRGVSSYVEVVDDENEDVGGEPNNRRRRSTESTESHRRKDPKRSKTEKYDAYMDKWSDTLQHLSQESIARQKYLDLRAAKLEREQEISSSTGTSGFSDPYSIDMCMQIMSNSDDESDDYDELGADINLLLILSHANDFFHEMTQFHRSIDRMPCRTSSLTGRMYIQEILDGHPQNCLGAIDGTHVSAWTPTSIQTSFRGRKVIVTQNVMLVCDFDMLFTFVYTGWEGTANDSRVFIDALTRHENHFPKPCGDQFYLVDSGYPNMPGFLAPYRGQRYHLRDYRRQGRPRGKEELFNYRHSTCRNIIERCIGVLKARFQILKDMPNYPITSQRLIPLACCAVHNFIRRHHAMDNLFIEYSSEDMLMSGVEDSFGDQETIPIDPSQTAQMGHIRDDIASHMWNDYVEHHPSPPPLVIKVTSSLVEMIQLVTSYFRGIDLTEALQLQMEVQKRLHEQLQIQRNLQLRIEEQGKYLQVMFEQQCKSTMNKFNTLSTA; encoded by the exons ATGGGAGGGCATAATCCAAGTATCGAAATTGAGAAGTATGATTGGTCAAAGACAAATGTTGCCATGTTTGTCGATATCATTTATGAAAAAGTGAAGCACAATAAGCTACAAACATCTACCTTCACTAATACGGTTTGGGAGGAGATCAACAAAGAATTATATCAGGTTACGAACAAGAATTATGGTGTAGAAAGGCTCAAAGGTAAATGGAATCGTCTACGCACAAGACAACGTCTTTTTGCAGCATTGCTTGCGCATACTGGTGTGACAATGGATCCTGACACCAATAAAGTGAATGCTCCAGAGGAAGTGTGGGCAGAATTTTATCTG aaaaataaaaaggagtaTAAGTCAATACGAAAGGAAGGATGTGATCATTTTCACATTCTTAGTGAAATTTTCGGCGGGACAACTGCAACTGGTGATATGCATAGAGCTTCTACTCAATTACCTCCCACATCTGATGAAGAGAGAGAGCTCGAAGAAGCATTCATTAACAGAGGTGTCAGCTCATATGTTGAAGTTGTCGATGACGAGAATGAGGACGTTGGAGGGGAACCTAACAATCGCCGACGTCGTAGTACAGAATCAACTGAGAGTCATCGACGTAAAGATCCTAAGCGTTCAAAAACTGAAAAATATGATGCTTATATGGACAAGTGGAGTGATACCTTGCAACACCTGAGTCAAGAATCTATTGCTAGGCAAAAATACCTGGATTTGAGGGCTGCTAAGTTAGAACGCGAACAAGAAATTTCTTCCTCTACTGGAACGAGCGGGTTCAGTGATCCTTACTCTATAGATATGTGCATGCAG ATCATGTCAAACTCTGATGATGAATCTGATGACTATGATGAATTAGGCGCAGATATCAATTTGCTTCTTATTTTGAGCCATGCAAATGATTTTTTTCATGAAATGACTCAGTTTCATAGATCTATTGATCGGATGCCTTGTCGAACGTCATCTCTTACTGGGAGGATGTATATTCAAGAAATACTTGATGGGCACCCTCAA aattgtcTTGGAGCTATTGATGGAACTCACGTATCGGCATGGACACCGACATCAATTCAAACATCTTTTCGTGGTAGAAAGGTTATTGTCACACAAAATGTGATGCTTGTATGCGATTTCGATATGCTTTTTACATTTGTGTATACGGGCTGGGAGGGGACAGCAAATGATTCAAGGGTGTTCATAGACGCTTTGACTAGGCATGAAAATCATTTTCCTAAACCTTGCGGTG ATCAATTTTATTTGGTTGATTCTGGTTACCCAAATATGCCGGGGTTTCTTGCTCCATATCGAGGTCAACGCTATCACTTGAGAGATTATCGACGGCAAGGCAGACCAAGGGGGAAGGAAGAGTTGTTCAATTATAGGCATAGCACATGTCGTAATATTATTGAGCGATGCATTGGGGTGCTTAAGGCAAggtttcaaattttaaaagataTGCCAAACTATCCAATTACTAGCCAAAGATTAATTCCACTTGCATGTTGTGCGGTGCATAATTTCATACGTCGGCATCATGCAATGGATaatttatttatagagtattcATCTGAAGATATGCTCATGTCTGGAGTTGAAGATAGTTTTGGTGATCAAGAGACGATTCCAATTGATCCAAGCCAAACAGCTCAGATGGGACACATACGTGATGACATTGCAAGCCATATGTGGAATGATTATGTGGAGCATCATCC TTCCCCTCCTCCTCTAGTCATTAAGGTAACAAGCAGTCTTGTTGAAATGATTCAACTTGTGACATCTTATTTCAGAGGTATTGATCTAACTGAGGCATTGCAGCTCCAGATGGAAGTTCAGAAACGCCTTCATGAACAACTACAG